In Actinomadura luteofluorescens, the sequence GGCAACCTCGTCACCGTCAAGGCCGCCGGCGCGCAGACCCGGGGCCGGCTCACCGTCGCGGAGTTCCTCAACCCGGCCGGCTTCGCCCCGCCGCTGCACCGGCACCTGGAAGAGGACGAGATGTTCTACGTCCTGTCAGGCACGGCGCGCTTCCTGTGCGACGGGGAGGAACTCGTCGCCGGGCCCGGGAGCTTCGTGCTCCTGCCGGTCGGCCTGCCCCACACGTTCGTCGTCGGCTCCGAAGAGCCGCTGCGGTGCCTGCAGATCACCACGCCGTCCGGCTTCGAGGAGTTCGCCGCCGACGCCGGCTCCCCGGCCTCCGAGCTTCGCCTCCCCGATCCGGGACCGTTCGACCCCGCGGCCCTCGGGCACGTCGCGGCACGCCACCACGTCGAGATCCTCGGCCCTCCCCCGAACACTACTTGACACTTGAGAGCAAGTACTTGCTATCTTTCGTCAAGTGACGACCACGGAAGACCACGTCGAGCTGGTGGGCGAGCTGGTCCGGGTGCTGGAGACGCGGATCCTCGACCCCCTGGAGATCCTGCTGACCTCCGACGAGCTCCTCGGGCCGATCAGGGCGCGGCTGCGCGTGGAGGCCGAGGTCTGGGCCGCCCAGCTGCTCGGCGCCGACCGGGAGCGCGCCACGCTGACCGCGGCCCGGCTCGTCGGGGTGCTGTTCCCCGGCGACGCGCCCTTCGACCCGCCCGCCTCCTGGTGGAGCACCGCGCTGGGGCGGGCGGTGGCCCGCACGACCGGCCACCCCGCGGCGGCGGCCGTGTCGTACGCCACGGCCGGGGCGATGCTCGGCATCACCCGGCAGGGCGTCCACGACCTGGTCAAGCGCGGCAAGCTCGACAGGGATCCCGACGGCGGCGTCACGACGTCCTCCATCCGAGACAGGCTCAACCGCCCCCAGGAGCGCCCCCGTGCCGCACCGAGAAGTGATCATCGATGACCGCCCCGTCCGCCTGGCCGTCCGCGACCACGGCGGCAGCGGATCTCCCGTGCTGCTGCTCCACGGCCTGGGCGGCACCCTTCTGCACTGGGACGCGGTCGCGCCGCTGCTGACCGGCGCGCACCGGGTCGTCACGATGGACCTGCGCGGCCACGGGCTGTCCGGCGACGGGCCGTGGGACTGGGAGGCGGTCCTGGACGATGTCCAGGCGGTCATCGACCGTCTCGGCCTGGACGCTCCGCTCGTGGTCGGCCACTCCCTCGGCGGCATGGTCGCGGTGCGGTGGGCGCTGCGCCACCCGGACGGGCCGGGCATCGTCAACCTCGACGGCCTGCGCTCGGCCGAGACCGCACCACACCACTACACGGGCATCCCGCACGACGAACTGACCGCGCTGCTGGCGGAACTGAAGGCGCTCTTCGACGCCCAGGCCGAGGCGATGGCCCGGCCGCTGCCCGAGACCCACGCCGCGATGCTGCCCCAGCGGGCACTCCGCACCACCGGCGAGGGCGTCTACGTGCGGCCGGACGCCGCGCTGGCCGAGCGGATCAGGTACGACCCGTACTTCCAGGACGGCGTCGCGGCGGTGGCCGGCGTCCGCTGCCCCGCCCTGTTCGTCCTGGCCACCGAGAACCTGCCCGGCCTGCCGGGCCGCGTCGGCGACCTCATGCCGGCGCTGCGCGCGGGAACCCGCCGCGACCTGCTGGCCCTCACCGCCGATCGGCCGCACCTGCGCGTGCTCGAACTGGCCGGCAGCCACAACATGGTCGCCGAGCAGCCCGATCAGATCGCCCGGGCCGTGCTGGGATTCCGGACGGAGACCGGGGCCGGCAGTCGGCGCTGAGAACGTCCCGACGGGGTACCCGGTGACACTCTGGCGGTCGCGGCGCGGGCGTGACCTCAGGCGCGCGGGGCGAGGTCGACGTCCGCCGGCTCCGGCCTGCCGGGAGAGCGGCTGTTGCGCCGGTAGCGTCCCGGCGGAAGGTCGAACTCGCGTTTGAACGCGTTGGCGAACGCGTACTCCGAGCCGTATCCGACCTTTTCCGCCACGACGTTCAGAGGGGCGTCGGAGTCGCGCAGAAGCCGCATGGCGGTCGTCAACCGCCACCAGGTCAGGTAGGCCAGCGGTGGCCGCCCCACGAGCGCCGTGAAACGGCGGGAGAAGGCGGCCCGCGACAGCCCCGCGCGGGCGCCCAGGCCGGCGACGGTCCAGGGACGCGCGGGATCGTCGTGGAGCGCCTCCAGGGCGGCACTGATCGCCGGGTCGGCGAGCGCCGCCGCCCACCCGGTGGCCCCGCCGCCCGCCGGCTGATCGGCGAACCACGCCCGCAGGATGTAGAGCAGCAGCGTGTCCAGCAGAGCGGGCACGAGGGCGCCGGTGCCCGGCTGGGGATCGTCGAGTTCCGCGCCGAGCAGCTCGACCGCGGCGCGCAGCCGGGGATGGCGTCCCAGCCGAGCGGGCAGATGCAGCACCGAAGGCAGATCGTCGAGCAGCGGGTGGACGCGGGCGGCGTCGAGTTCGTAGGCCCCGCAGAGCGTCACCGTGGCCGGAGGGCCGGCGCCCGGCCGTCCGATCGGCGCGGCGGCGTGCCTGCGCTCGAACCTGACGTCGTCCTGCGGATCGCAGACGTGTTCGGCCAAGGGCGTGGACGGAGCGTCGGCCAGGCCGTGCCGGCTCTCGTGCGGAAGGAACACCACGTCACCGGCGGCCAGCGGGAACGGGTCGCCACCTTCAGGGATGAACCAACAGGAACCGCGCAAGACGACTTGGAATCCCGCCGCTCCCCGCGGTGTCCGGAACCGCTGCCCCCACGGCGCCGGCCATTCGACCAGTGCCGATCGCGGCTCGCCGGTGCGCATCACGGCTATCACGTCGCTCAGCACGTCCATCCTCGGATCCTAGCGATGGTGCTCATCGGGGAGACGCTCGCTTAAAGATCCGAGATGGATGCGCATTGGTCGTCCACGGCACCGGCCCTACGGTCGAATCACTCGAGATCAGCGCGCCCCGCACCGGTGCGGGGCGCGGTCTCGCTCCCCTTTCATCGAGGACGACTCATGACACCAGAACTCCGATCGGACCAGCGCGCCGCGAGCCCGAGCGCGACGATGACGGCGGCGCGCGTCCACGCCTTCGGCGGGCCGGACGTGATCCGTCATGAGCGGGTCCCCCGTCCTGACCCGGGACCGGGCGAGGTGCTGGTAGCCGTCGCGGCCGCCGGGTTCAACCCCTCGGACGTCGGCTTCCGGGCCGGGATGATGCGGGACGTCGTCCCGCTGGACCTGCCGTTCACCCTCGGCTCCGAGGCCGCCGGGACGGTCGTCCGGGCAGGGGACGGCGTCGAGCGTTTCGCGATCGGCGACCGCGTCGTCGGCCGCCTCGACGAGGGCGGCGCGGCGGCCGGATACCTCACCGCTTCCGCCGCCCGGCTGGTTCGCGCGCCCTCCAGGCTCCCGCTCGCCCATGCCGCGGCGATCCCGGTCGCCGGCCTGACCGCCTGGCAGGGGTTGTTCGACCACTCCCGCATCGAGCCGGGCATGCGGATCCTCGTCAACGGCGCGGGCGGCGGCGTGGGCATGTTCGCCGTCCAACTGGCCCGGCGCGCCGGTGCCCGCGTCATCGCCACCGCCGGTCCGCGCAGCGCCGACCGCGTCCGCGGCTACGGCGCCGAGCAGATCATCGACTACACGCGGGTCTCCCCGCACCAGGCGCTGGACCGTCCGGTGGATCTGGTGCTCAACCTCGTCCCGCTACCGCCCGAGGCCGCGGAGGCACTATCCCGCGTCGTCCGCCCGGGCGGTTCCATCGTCTCGATCACCGGCCCGGTGAAGCCCCCGGCCGGATCGGGCGTGGCCGCCACGCACTTCGTCGCCCGCAACGACCCCGCGCAGCTCACCGAACTCATCGCCCTCATCGACGACGGCGGGGTGCGCGTGGACGTCGCGGCAACCCGTCCGCTCGCCGAACTCCCGGCCGTGCACCGGGACGCCGAAGCCGGCCGCACCCACGGCAAGACCATCCTCGTCCCCTGAAGGAGACCCAGATGACCACCACCTCCACCCGCTCGCCCGCGCCGGAACTTCGCCTCCACGCATGCGCTGGTGCACCTGGGCGTCGCGGTCGTCCTCGTTCCGCTCCTGGGCCGTCGAAGCCGGTCGGCGCTTCCCGCCGAGCGACCGGGAACGTCGTGCTCAGGCGCGCGGGGCGTACATGATGATCAGGACGCCGAGGACGCAGACGGCCGCGCCGGCGACGTCCCAGCGGTCGGGACGGAAACCGTCCATGGCCATGCCCCAGGCCAGGGACCCGGCGACGAACACGCCCCCGTAGGCGGCCAGGACGCGGCCGAAGTGGGCGTCGGGCTGGAAGGTGGCGACGAACCCGTACAGGCCGAGGGCCACCAGGCCCGCGCCGATCCACCAGCCGCCCCGGTGCTCGCGGACGCCCTGCCAGATCATCCAGGCTCCGCCGATCTCAGCGACCGCGGCGAGGACGAAGAGGACCAGGGAGCGCGCGATGGTCATACCGCAACCGTAGTCATCCGCGGGAACGCTCCGGCGCGGCCCCGGGACCGGCGAACGGCAGCGGGCAGCACGGCTCCCCCGCGCAGGCGATCAGGTCGTCGCAGCCGGCGTCGAGGGCGCCGCGGAGCGCGGACCGGATCACCTCCAGGTCGGCGATGCGCCGCTCCACCTCCTCCAGCTTCGCGCGGGCACCGGTGGCGAGCCCGGCATCGCGGGGGCCGTGCCGGTGCCGCGCGGCGGCCAGCAGCCCGAAGACCTCCTCCAGGGTGAACCCGAGCCGCTGCGCCGTCTTGATCACCCGCAGCACCGTGACGGCCTCGGCCGGGTAGAGCCGGTGCCCGCCCAGCGTCCGGGCGGGCTCGGCCAGCAGCCCCCTCCGCTCGTAGTACCGCAGCGTCTGCGGGTTCACCCCGGCCGCCTCCGCGACCTGCCCGGAGCGCAGCCCCTCGTACCCGCCGCCCGCGGCGCCCGGCGTCTCGGCCATCCCTGCTCCTCGTCCCAGCCGCCCCACGACCCGACGGTAAGCCTGTACCTCGCTACAGGTTGCAACCCCGCGGGCCGCCGGGCGCATCCCCACCGCCACGGGCCGGGGCGGCGGGGGCTCAGACGGTCGCTCCGTCGCTGATGTGCAGGACCGCGTCGGCCGTGTCGAGGACCGCCTGGTCGAGGGGGAAGTAGCCCTGCTCGGGGACGGCGTCGGTGCGGCGGCGGGCGGACGGGATCGCGGCGGCCGGAGTCAGGCCCCAGGTGGTGATGCGGCACTGCATGCCGCCCTCGAACGTGTCCGGCTCCGGCTCCCCGAGCTTGATCGTCTCGCTGCGGCCCAGGCTCCCGGCGACGAAGACGTACCGCTCGTCCAGCAGGGACGCGATGACGGCGCCGGTGCCGAACCAGGTGAGATCCATGTCCCCCATGCGCATATGGCTCGGGTTTCGCTGCAGGTGGGTGTTGTGCGCGAAGACGAAGGTCGGGCCGCGCCGCTCCTCGGCGTTCCGGATGGCCAGGAGGTTCTGGGCCATGAGCGCGTCCCGGGCGGCCGCCAGGCGCGAGATGCGCGCGTTCCGCTCCAGTCGCTGGGTCGCCCGCCTGTGGTAGCGCAGCAGGCCGAGCCCGGCGGTGAGGTGGATCTCGGCCCTGGACCACTCGGCGCGCGACGTCGCCGCGATCAGTTCCGGCGCCCGCTCGTAGAGCGCGACGAGCATGTCGTCGGCGATGACCCGCAGTTCGCGGGCCTCCGCCGTCGCGCCGATCGACATGGCCGGGTCCATGACCGCCTCCGGGCGGCTCCACCGCCGGTCGTCGCCGGAGAGGGACGCGATGTCGAGGTCGAGTCCCATGTAGTCGCGGGCGTGTTCGAGGTAGGCGCGGGGGCTCGGGGCGCTGAGGGTCTCCATCGGAGCGTCGAAGCCGTGGAAGGCCAGCCGTTCGTGCGGGGGACGGTCCTCGTTGTACTCCCGCATCCAGGCGACCAGCCGCCGGTTGGCGTCCACGTCCCCCCAGCCGTGCGAGAAGCCCTCGCGCATCACCGCGTCGAGGCTCCCCTCGCCTTCCCGGACGAAGTCGTCGACGGCGAGGGCGGCCACCCGGTCGGTCTCCATGGCGATCGACCGGAAGCCGTGGCCGGCCAGCCGCGGGAGCAGCTCGTTGCGGAGCCGCCCGAAGGACGGTTCCCGGTGCGTCGGCTCGCCGAACGCCAGCAGTTCACATGAAGCGGTCACGAAGTCGCGAATGTCCTGACTCATGTGGTGAAATCGTATCGTTGAAAAAACGTTTGATACTTTTTCGCCTGTGACCGTCCTTCTTCCCTCTCAAGTCTCAAAGCGGTGTTGACCCTGAGGCCGTCCGACCTCGCGCGGGAGCACGGGCTGTCGGCGCAGGCCGTGCGCAACTACGAGCGCGACGGGTTCCTCCCGCCCGCGGACCGCACGCCCAGCGGCTACCGGATCTACACCGAGGTGCACGCGGCCGCCCTGCGCGCCTTCCTCGCCCTCGTCCCGGCGTTCGGGCACGCGGCCGGCGGCCGGATCATGAACGCGGTCCACGACGGCGACCTCGACGACGCCCTGCTGGTCATCGACCGCGGGCACGAGCAGGTGCTCCGCGACCGCGAGACCCTCGCGGCGGTGAAGAACGCGGTGGACCATCTGATGGCCGAGCCGGGTGCCGGGCCCACGGACGCTCCAGGCCCGCGGACGATCGGCGAGCTCGCCCACCGGCTCGCGGTCACGCCGGCGACGCTGCGCAACTGGGAAGGCGCCGGCATCCTCGTCCCCGCCCGGGACCCGGGGACCGGCTACCGCGTCTTCCGCGCGAACGACGTCCGCGACGCGGAGCTCGCCCACCTTCTCAGGCGCGGCGGCTACCCCCTGGAGCACATCGCCATGGTGGTCCGCCAGGTCCGGACGGCGGGCGGCGCCGGGCCCCTGGCCGAGGCGCTGGACGACTGGCGGCGCAGGCTCACCGCGCGGGGCCTCGCCATGCTCGGCGCGTCCGGTCAGTTGACCCTTTATCTGGACGTTCTGGACCGCGCCGGGTGGCGAAGGGATCCAGGATGAGCAGGCCCTGCAGCAGCAGGGGGCCGAGGGCGAGGCTGAACAGGCAGTCGGTGAGCCAGTGCTTGTCGACCACGGTGAGGGCGACCGCCGTGACCGTTCCCGTCACCACGGCGATGTCGCGGCGGCGTCGCGGCGGCAGAGCCCCGGAGGAGGCGGGGAACGCGACGACCACCAGTTCGAGGATGATCCAGACGAGTACGAACCCGTTGAGGGTGTGCCCGGAGGGGTAGGCGTCGCCGCGGACGAACAGCACATCGGTTCCGCTGATCGGGAACGTCCGGGGGATCGCCGCTTTCAGCAGCACCTGCAGCAGCGAGAGGACGCCCACGATCAGCACGCTCGCCCACAGGTACCGCAGCGACCGCACCCGTATCGCGGCGATGATCGCGAGCGGGATAATGATTCTGGCCAGGTAGCCCCGCTGGCCGAGTGCCGCGAAGACGTCCACCGCCGTCAGCCGCCAGCCCTGGATGTGCGCGTCGCTCCAGTCGTGAACGACATGGTCGAGGTGGCGGAGCGGACCGTCGAGCAGGACGTCCGCCGTGACGAGCACCATGACCGCCACCAGCACCGCGTACCAGCTCTTGGACCCCCACCTCACGGCGGGAACATTCCCCGGCCCGCGCAGGAAGCACCTCATCAGAACGTCAGAATGACGCGCCTCATGAGAGAAGCGAGTGAGAGCCGACGCGCAGAACGGCGCCGCAGAACTGGCTGGGTACCCCCGAGCGGATTCGAACCGCCGTTACCGCCTTGAGAGGGCGGCGTCCTAGGCCACTAGACGACGGGGGCTGGACCATGACCGTCGCGGTCTCCCGCGCGGCCTCGCCTAGCTTACCGGACCCCGACCCCCACCTCGACCCGGTTTACACCAAACACCCCGACCCCATCCACCGCGCGACTCCCCGGCACCAGACCCCACGAGCACGCCCACGCCGACAACACATCGCGCACCTTAGGTCGTGTTCCAAAGCCCTGGCCCACTTCGCTCGCCTGGCGGCTCACTACGCGACTGAGCCTGAGCGAAGCACCGGGCAGGTCACGCGTTCGCACGCGTGGCCGAGGCCACTTCGAGACAAGCCCTAGGTCTCTCCACGACGCCCCCGGCAATTGCACAGGCCCCGAGTGGGCTCCGTGCGACGCATCTCCGAGAGCCCCTCACAGGCAGAGGCACGCCACGAAACGAAATCGTCACCGGAGGCTTCGGGGCAAACAACTACGTTGAACCACAGCAACGCGAGCACATGCGGCACCCAACGCGAAATCCCGAAATCGCCCACAACGCGACGAGAAGAACAAGCACGGCCGCAGAAGAACGCCTCTTGGACGTCGCAGAAAAACCCTCTAGACGTACGCCCCAACCAAGTGAGGGCGAAGCCCGAACACGAGGGTTCCAGGGGGTCGCCCCCCTGGGAAGACACTGCGGGCCCCGGCGAAGTTGAGCCGAAGGCTCAACGAGCAGGGAAGCCCGCCACGTACCCCCGAGCGGATTCGAACCGCCGTTACCGCCTTGAGAGGGCGGCGTCCTAGGCCACTAGACGACGGGGGCGTGTGTCCGCCTGGGCGGACGCAGCTGGGGTACCAGGACTCGAACCTAGACTAAGTGAACCAGAATCACTCGTGCTGCCGATTACACCATACCCCAGTGAGGTACGGGCTCCCGAACCGTTTCCGGCTGGTCGCTCGCGCCTCAAGGAGAATACAGGACAGCGGGAGTTGGGCCAAAACGATTGGCCGTTCGGTGGGTCAGCGGGTGGAGTCGGGCGGTCCGACGTGCTCGTGGCCCCAGGTGACGAGGGGGCGCAGGCGGCGCCAGGACGCGCGGACGCGGGCGATGACCTCGCCGGGGTCGGACATCCACGGGTCGGCGGGCCAGCCCTCGCGGGCGTAGAGGGAGCGGTGCCGCAGGAGGTCCAGCCGGGGGTGGCCGGGGTCCGTCCCGCGCGGGCGGGTCTTGAGGCGGTCGCCTGCGATCTCCATGCCGGCGGCGCGGAGACGGTCCACGATGGCCCGCAGTTCGGCGCCGCTGGTGTCGGAGGCGACGGCTTCGCGGTAGCGGCGGAGCTGGTCGGGGGTCGGGGCGTACATGCCGCCCGCGACCATGAGCCCGTCCGCGTCGACCTGGATGTAGAAGCCCTCGCCGGTGTGGCCGCCCTGGTGGGTCTTGTACGGCGACTTGTCCTTGCTGAAGCGGACGTCGCGGTACGGGCGGAAGAGCTTGACGGCGCCGAACTCGTCTTCGAGTTCGGCGCACAGCTCGGCCAAGGGTTCGCGCACGTGGCGCTCGTAGGCGTCCTTGTGGGACGTCCAGTAGGGCTTGCTGTTGTCGGCCTGCAGCCCCTCGTAGAAGGCGAAGGCCTCGTCGCTGAAGCCGGTGAACACCTGGGGCTCCTCAGTCGCGGGCGATGACCCGGTTGGTGAGGCTGCCGATGTTCTCGACGGTGACGGTGACCTCGTCCCCGATCTCCAGGGGGCCGACGCCGGCGGGGGTGCCGGTCAGGATGACGTCGCCGGGCAGCAGGGTCATGACCTGGCTGACGTACTGGACCAGCGTCGGGATGTCGTGCAGCAGCAGGGACGTGCGGGCCTCCTGCCGGACCTCTCCGTTGACGGTCGTGGAGATCGCCAGGTCTGCGGGGTCGATCTCGGTCTCGATCCAGGGGCCGATCGGGCAGAACGTG encodes:
- a CDS encoding TioE family transcriptional regulator; translated protein: MRPSDLAREHGLSAQAVRNYERDGFLPPADRTPSGYRIYTEVHAAALRAFLALVPAFGHAAGGRIMNAVHDGDLDDALLVIDRGHEQVLRDRETLAAVKNAVDHLMAEPGAGPTDAPGPRTIGELAHRLAVTPATLRNWEGAGILVPARDPGTGYRVFRANDVRDAELAHLLRRGGYPLEHIAMVVRQVRTAGGAGPLAEALDDWRRRLTARGLAMLGASGQLTLYLDVLDRAGWRRDPG
- a CDS encoding YnfA family protein — translated: MTIARSLVLFVLAAVAEIGGAWMIWQGVREHRGGWWIGAGLVALGLYGFVATFQPDAHFGRVLAAYGGVFVAGSLAWGMAMDGFRPDRWDVAGAAVCVLGVLIIMYAPRA
- a CDS encoding NADP-dependent oxidoreductase, with the translated sequence MTPELRSDQRAASPSATMTAARVHAFGGPDVIRHERVPRPDPGPGEVLVAVAAAGFNPSDVGFRAGMMRDVVPLDLPFTLGSEAAGTVVRAGDGVERFAIGDRVVGRLDEGGAAAGYLTASAARLVRAPSRLPLAHAAAIPVAGLTAWQGLFDHSRIEPGMRILVNGAGGGVGMFAVQLARRAGARVIATAGPRSADRVRGYGAEQIIDYTRVSPHQALDRPVDLVLNLVPLPPEAAEALSRVVRPGGSIVSITGPVKPPAGSGVAATHFVARNDPAQLTELIALIDDGGVRVDVAATRPLAELPAVHRDAEAGRTHGKTILVP
- a CDS encoding erythromycin esterase family protein, translating into MSQDIRDFVTASCELLAFGEPTHREPSFGRLRNELLPRLAGHGFRSIAMETDRVAALAVDDFVREGEGSLDAVMREGFSHGWGDVDANRRLVAWMREYNEDRPPHERLAFHGFDAPMETLSAPSPRAYLEHARDYMGLDLDIASLSGDDRRWSRPEAVMDPAMSIGATAEARELRVIADDMLVALYERAPELIAATSRAEWSRAEIHLTAGLGLLRYHRRATQRLERNARISRLAAARDALMAQNLLAIRNAEERRGPTFVFAHNTHLQRNPSHMRMGDMDLTWFGTGAVIASLLDERYVFVAGSLGRSETIKLGEPEPDTFEGGMQCRITTWGLTPAAAIPSARRRTDAVPEQGYFPLDQAVLDTADAVLHISDGATV
- a CDS encoding phosphatase PAP2 family protein, which encodes MRWGSKSWYAVLVAVMVLVTADVLLDGPLRHLDHVVHDWSDAHIQGWRLTAVDVFAALGQRGYLARIIIPLAIIAAIRVRSLRYLWASVLIVGVLSLLQVLLKAAIPRTFPISGTDVLFVRGDAYPSGHTLNGFVLVWIILELVVVAFPASSGALPPRRRRDIAVVTGTVTAVALTVVDKHWLTDCLFSLALGPLLLQGLLILDPFATRRGPERPDKGSTDRTRRAWRGPAR
- a CDS encoding DUF2461 domain-containing protein, with translation MFTGFSDEAFAFYEGLQADNSKPYWTSHKDAYERHVREPLAELCAELEDEFGAVKLFRPYRDVRFSKDKSPYKTHQGGHTGEGFYIQVDADGLMVAGGMYAPTPDQLRRYREAVASDTSGAELRAIVDRLRAAGMEIAGDRLKTRPRGTDPGHPRLDLLRHRSLYAREGWPADPWMSDPGEVIARVRASWRRLRPLVTWGHEHVGPPDSTR
- a CDS encoding cupin domain-containing protein yields the protein MSSVNRPYVLGSAEGRALWFLGNLVTVKAAGAQTRGRLTVAEFLNPAGFAPPLHRHLEEDEMFYVLSGTARFLCDGEELVAGPGSFVLLPVGLPHTFVVGSEEPLRCLQITTPSGFEEFAADAGSPASELRLPDPGPFDPAALGHVAARHHVEILGPPPNTT
- a CDS encoding AraC family transcriptional regulator is translated as MDVLSDVIAVMRTGEPRSALVEWPAPWGQRFRTPRGAAGFQVVLRGSCWFIPEGGDPFPLAAGDVVFLPHESRHGLADAPSTPLAEHVCDPQDDVRFERRHAAAPIGRPGAGPPATVTLCGAYELDAARVHPLLDDLPSVLHLPARLGRHPRLRAAVELLGAELDDPQPGTGALVPALLDTLLLYILRAWFADQPAGGGATGWAAALADPAISAALEALHDDPARPWTVAGLGARAGLSRAAFSRRFTALVGRPPLAYLTWWRLTTAMRLLRDSDAPLNVVAEKVGYGSEYAFANAFKREFDLPPGRYRRNSRSPGRPEPADVDLAPRA
- a CDS encoding alpha/beta fold hydrolase, giving the protein MPHREVIIDDRPVRLAVRDHGGSGSPVLLLHGLGGTLLHWDAVAPLLTGAHRVVTMDLRGHGLSGDGPWDWEAVLDDVQAVIDRLGLDAPLVVGHSLGGMVAVRWALRHPDGPGIVNLDGLRSAETAPHHYTGIPHDELTALLAELKALFDAQAEAMARPLPETHAAMLPQRALRTTGEGVYVRPDAALAERIRYDPYFQDGVAAVAGVRCPALFVLATENLPGLPGRVGDLMPALRAGTRRDLLALTADRPHLRVLELAGSHNMVAEQPDQIARAVLGFRTETGAGSRR
- a CDS encoding MerR family transcriptional regulator translates to MAETPGAAGGGYEGLRSGQVAEAAGVNPQTLRYYERRGLLAEPARTLGGHRLYPAEAVTVLRVIKTAQRLGFTLEEVFGLLAAARHRHGPRDAGLATGARAKLEEVERRIADLEVIRSALRGALDAGCDDLIACAGEPCCPLPFAGPGAAPERSRG